The genome window CTGTATGATCCATTCCTGGGCGGTCACTCAAAACGCGTAGGCATGCTTGCAAAGGAATTGGCGGAAAAGATGAACATCATGGGGGCGGATCTTGACCTCATAGAGATGGCCGCATCCTTGCATGACATAGGACTGATGGGTGTCCCAAAAGAATTCTGGCATTGGAAACCGTCCGGCTTCAGCCCGGCCCAGGAGGCGGTTTTCAAGACCCATCCCGAAATAGGCTATAGACTGCTCTACAAGATCGAATTTCTCAGACAGACGGCAGTGATAGTAATGTGCCACCACGAGCGTTTTGACGGCATGGGCTTCCCATCTGGTCTTCCTAGCGTCTCAATACCCCTCGGGGCTAGGATAATAAATGTCGTCAGCACATATGACAACTATCTGCATCAGCAGGATCTGGACAAGGAAAACGCCTTGAAACGTCTAAGGAAGCTTGCCGGCTCCGCGCTGGATCCTGAAATAGTGAGGGTGTTCGAAGACATAATAAAATCCATACCTCCAGTCCGCGGTGAGAAACAAATAAACATTGACGATCTCAAGGCTGGCATGCAGTTGAGCAGGGATATAGTTACTGCGTCGGGCAGGATGCTCATGGCGAAGGACTCCGTCCTGACAAACACACACATAATAAGGCTAAAGAACATCCATGAAATGGACCCAATAATAGACAAGATTTATATCTATCATCTTTACTAGATACGGCTTGGCGGGTTAAATTTAATTTAATTAAAAGGAGAAGTAAAAAGGCCTTATGTTTGTATTGATCGGAATATGTGTTGTCTTGACAGCCGTCATAGGCGGTTATCTCATGGAGCACGGCAATCTGAGCGTCCTTGTCCAGCCGGCGGAGGTCATAATCATATTCGGTGCTGCACTGGGCTCCTTTTTCATCGCCTCCCCCATGAAAGTAGTCAAGGTCGTAGCAAAAGGCTTCTCCAGTCTCCTGACATACAAGGGGCCGAGCAAGGAAAAATACCTAGAGCTTTTGGCACTGCTCTATCAATTGTTCGCAAAAAGCAGACAGCATGGGCTCCTTGCAATCGAGTCGGACGTCGAGCATCCAGAGAAAAGCCCGATCTTCAGCAAATATCCAAACATCCTGGCGAACCATCATGCACTCAATATCATCTGCGATAACTTGAAGGTAGTCATCTCTACAAACCTGCCTGCTCACGAACTTGAGAGCCTCATGGACCTCGATATAGAAACACACCACAACGAGGCCATGATACCAGCGCGCAGCATAGAAAAGATCGCTGATGCCCTTCCTGGCCTCGGTATAGTCGCAGCCGTCCTTGGCGTCGTCATCACCATGGGCAAGATCGACAAACCACCGGCTGAGCTTGGGCACAGTATCGGCTCAGCCCTTGTCGGGACCTTTCTGGGCGTACTCATGTGCTATGGCTTTGTAGGGCCAATGTCCATCAACTTTGAACACCAGGCGCACGATGATGAGGTATATCTTCAGATAATCAAATGGGCCTTGGTTTCATATATAGGCGGCGCACTGCCACAAATCGCAGTGGAATTCGCGCGAAGGGCCATCCCTGACTCGGAAAAGCCAACCTTTGACGAACTTGAAAAATACGTAAAAAGCAGGGCCAAATGAGCGATCAGCAAGGCAACATCATTATAAAAAAGATAAAAAAGGTATCCGGCGGCGGGCATCACGGCGGGAGCTGGAAGGTTGCATATGCGGATTTCGTAACCGCCATGATGGCCTTTTTTCTGCTCCTATGGCTGATCACCATGGTATCCCCTGAAAAACGACCTGCCATTGCCGCCTATTTCAAATACTTCAGCATATTCGAGTCAAGCGGCACATCGTTTTTGGAACACGAAAACGCCGTACTGACAGAACCCAGCCAGAGTG of Dissulfurimicrobium hydrothermale contains these proteins:
- the motA gene encoding flagellar motor stator protein MotA; this translates as MFVLIGICVVLTAVIGGYLMEHGNLSVLVQPAEVIIIFGAALGSFFIASPMKVVKVVAKGFSSLLTYKGPSKEKYLELLALLYQLFAKSRQHGLLAIESDVEHPEKSPIFSKYPNILANHHALNIICDNLKVVISTNLPAHELESLMDLDIETHHNEAMIPARSIEKIADALPGLGIVAAVLGVVITMGKIDKPPAELGHSIGSALVGTFLGVLMCYGFVGPMSINFEHQAHDDEVYLQIIKWALVSYIGGALPQIAVEFARRAIPDSEKPTFDELEKYVKSRAK
- a CDS encoding HD domain-containing phosphohydrolase — encoded protein: METPEPSTQTGQSQKDAVLFVDDEENILKAVHRLLRNENYRLLFTTDPEKAIEILQTEDVAVIVSDQKMPGMTGTELLAKAKTIDPDIIRIILTGYADIKAAVEAINKGEVFRFISKPWDDEELKTIIRQAIFHHFLIVENKRLLRVTQEQNQRLEELNADLEKRVDERTSQLLEKHQELARLYQKLQSNFKDTVRVFVDLIELYDPFLGGHSKRVGMLAKELAEKMNIMGADLDLIEMAASLHDIGLMGVPKEFWHWKPSGFSPAQEAVFKTHPEIGYRLLYKIEFLRQTAVIVMCHHERFDGMGFPSGLPSVSIPLGARIINVVSTYDNYLHQQDLDKENALKRLRKLAGSALDPEIVRVFEDIIKSIPPVRGEKQINIDDLKAGMQLSRDIVTASGRMLMAKDSVLTNTHIIRLKNIHEMDPIIDKIYIYHLY